ttaaaagaaaacaaaaggaaaatattaaatttgctaaatagaaaatttataaagattaaTTACAAactttaatttaaattttcatttgaaataaTTACATTAAATggcaataatattatttaaagttTTGTGATCAAAATATAACTTTAAGGAACATAAATACATAAACTTGTAATAAACTCATTTCTATTATAAAATAACTTACCTTTTCCTTTTGCatcattttttatataaaatattttataaaaagttattttaaaaatcCTTCCATTTCCTTTTCCTCTATAATCAAACACTGATTATTATAAACCCTTTATTTCCTGAACATTGTATAAGCTAAATTATAGATACTAGAATACAGAAATATGCCAACAGCAAACGAAATATTAAATTTCGAGAAACTGATTGTGTAGACGAAAGAACTTAATATTACCAGTATATGTATACAAGTATATATAATAAGATACtagttataaattaaattaagagAATGGAAAATGCACACTAAGTCCAAAGTCGAAACATATGAAGAAAAACACAAACAGCTCACATTTCATTATCAAGCAACGTCAATAGGAAGAAGCAAATCCAATCACTTGGTTGTAACAGAAACCATGTTTTATTGTATGGGTTATTGCTACGCACAACCACTCCAAcagaacaaaagaaaacaaacCAAAGCACTCATTCTTTGTATCCATGTATTGAATGACATGCATTATTATTAGTAGTAGTAGTAGAATTGTTATTTATTATTAGCAGTATCAGTATGAAGCATATAAAGGCATGACGCGGAGCTATCTCATCCCGCTACTTTTCTGGTAAAAGTTCTGCCAGACGGTATCTGTTGGGTTGGCCTCAGAAACATGTCATTAGATTCCGCAGTCCACTGCACCCCAGCCTTCATAGGTGGTGCCCCTATTTGTCCACCATACTGCCTCCGACTTCCAATTGTCACATTTCCCAACTTCTCCACCACCTCTGAAGCCCCAGCTCCACGTCCATTTCTATCCTTGTTCATTGATATTGCTGGACCCACACCATTTTTTTTCAACTCATTCTTTAGCTGATAATACTAGTAAGATATAATTGAATTTGCTACAACAAAAAACCAACACTTACTTGTTGTCCTTCTTCCAGGTGGCCAATACCTTGTTTGTTTGCTATAGTTCTTCAAGGGTTTATCATTCTTTCTCAGATCCTTCAGAGAAGGGCAAAGACAAAAGATCATATTTAGGAGCAACCCAAGGAAAAATATCATTACATAAGCAATAACATTTAAACATGGATTACCTGATTAAGCAACTCAGGCTTGCGTTGCGCACCTGCAAGAATCCACAACAAATCACAACTAAATGCAACTCCATAAAAAAATGTATTGCTGACAATTTAATTGCGATTTCCTTCAGCGAGCACTCAAGCTTAACAAAAACGAGTTGTATGTCTTGCTTAGTTTGATCATAAACATAGCTACAACACCTTTTATCATATCAATGCCCTTTAAAGATACTAGTTCATGCATTCAACATCCAATATCAATAGTAAATTAAGTCTGTATTAAAACACATACAATCAGCACCTGTGCTGAAGGAAGCATTTGTTTTCAGAGAAGAAAAACTGCCAGTGAATTTCCCATTGGGCTGAGCCCCAGAATACCTCCTAACAGATTGCTGTTCCAATGTTCCTCTAACCCCAGCTACAAGCATGCGAATTAGAAATTAGCAACAAGTGAAACCAAATAATATACCTCCTCCAAACATAATAGAAAAATGTTAATGTTTTAGAACAAACCAGATGGAGGAGTTCTAGAAACAGCTATTCTGGGACGAAGAGATGGAGGAACATAAAAACAACCCTGCACATCATAAGAAATTCCTTCAGCGGAGCACTAGCTATAACATAAATGCATCTTAAATATCATAATTAGATACCATAATCTACTTATAAAGGATACCACCTGAAAGAATGGATGTTGAAGGGCCTCGGCAGCAGTTGGCCTTTTGCAAGGATCCCACGAACAGAGAGACTAAAACAAGCAACAAAGCAAATGTCAATTTTTCTTCAAGCatccaaataaaaataataatggtcCGAATCACAAAAACAGAAATCCATTTCAAATGTAGGGTGTGAAAGAATAATAACTAACAAAGTCAGCAGAAATGCACTTAACTGTAATAAGGCTGATTGCATCGTCGCTTGCTGATGGTATCAATGCAGACAGATGCACACCAGCAAACTGCAATGTTGAATAAAAGAGATTGAAAAAAATATAAGATTTCATGCACTCAAAAGATAATCAATAGCAGCCCCACCTGCTAAAATTAACTTGGAAATCATGCTACAATGGTACAATCTGTGTAAAAGAACATCAAGAAGACGACCTGTGGGAATTGGTAGTTTATAGCCCTTGCAAGATTAAGCCCATCAGGCCATGAATCCTTAGTTGGAGTACCTATTACACTACAAATTTTGTAGATCTCATCTGCTTCACTGCACCAATGATGAAGTTTCAATGAATAACCAGCCATGCCAAACAAATTAGAAAAGATAGTTAGATAACATCATAAGAACATACCTTGTTCCAGGAAAAAGAGGACGTAAGGTGAATAACTCAGCCATGATTGCACCCATCGCCCACATATCTGCAATAAGTAGAAAAAGCATAGTTATAAAAGGCTGTCACTACTTCTATCCTCAAGTAAATGACTATCAAATGCAGTGAAAACTTGCCAACTATTGAAGTATACAGGTATGATTGAAGGAGTACTTCAGGGGCACGATACCTAAAATGCAAGGAATACAAGACACAGATAAGTTGCaatgaatatataaaattaaaaagaaaaagaaacccaAACACTAAATTCTAAAGTACCAAACCTACCAGCGTGTTGAGACATACTCAGTGTATGGTGGACTTGAATTTATTTCACGTGCAAGACCAAAATCAGCAATTTTGATTATATCTTTAGTAACCAACAAATTCTCTAGAAGAGAAGGGCAGTTAGTTGCAGGATATTTCTTAGAGTAGACGAAACAGATATAAACATGAATTTTGTAGGAAAAAGTTAAACAGAATACCAGGCTTTAGGTCGCGATGAAAATATCCACGCTGGTGCATGTATGCAAGACCTTGGAAGACTTGGAAACACCAATTTCTGATTTCAACTTCAGAAAAAAGTTTTTCCCTGTCTTTCATAAGTTGGTAAAGGTTGCATTCCTGGAAGAATTTCATGTTTCAGTAAAACCCCAATGATTAAAGAACACAAATAGATGCTGATCACTTACCATGTATTCAAAAACAAAGTATAAAATGTCATGTTCCCTGATGACTTCCTTAAGCTTCACGATATTTGGATGATTCATTCTCTGCAGTGACTGTCAAAAGAAACAGACTATCATGTATAAGAAATATAATGAATACAAGAAAAACAAGAATAAAGCAACTAGTACTACCTTAACTTCTCTCAGATTCACACACTCTTCCCACGAGTAAtatttcttcttcattttcttaATCGCAACCTTCAAAACAGATAGTATTCATTTGAAAAGGATATTCCAATATCAACTTAATCAACAAAAAAtgctattaaaattttttaagtaAATAACATTCCAAGCATACTCACAATTTCCCCAGACTGCTTATGAATAGCTCGCCACACCCTCCCAAATGTTCCATCTCCAACTTCCTTAATTAACTTGTACCTAATATCATGCCAAACAATGATAAGCATAAATTACCATGCAGAAAATCAATACTGTATAGCACATCCCAAACTAAACAACTTACCTGTCCATTTTCTTGCGGAACAAAAATTAGCCCTTTCTTTATTCAGGAGATTTATAAGAACCAAGGATAGACATGTGACAATTATCTTCGGTAAAAGATGGCTTGTACTTAAAactataaaacataaacaaaCTGCTTTGGCGATCAGCTAAATCCACCATTAATTTCGGCTGGAAACGTGCAATAACATTAAGCCAGTGTTTTTATGGTGGATGGGCTTCAAAGCCTTATTTGGTATCAAACCCGCAGCTTCAAGACCAAAAAAAGGCATCAACGAAAGGAATGGATGAGCTCCACAAAACATACTGATACGATCAGAATGATTGCTCCAGCCAAAAGGAAGGATTCCAAGCTCAAGATACACTCACTCAGTTCAAGAGCTTAATTGCAGTTAACTCATCTATACTAAATAG
Above is a genomic segment from Gossypium arboreum isolate Shixiya-1 chromosome 8, ASM2569848v2, whole genome shotgun sequence containing:
- the LOC108483111 gene encoding cyclin-dependent kinase F-4 isoform X5, producing MKKKYYSWEECVNLREVKSLQRMNHPNIVKLKEVIREHDILYFVFEYMECNLYQLMKDREKLFSEVEIRNWCFQVFQGLAYMHQRGYFHRDLKPENLLVTKDIIKIADFGLAREINSSPPYTEYVSTRWYRAPEVLLQSYLYTSIVDMWAMGAIMAELFTLRPLFPGTSEADEIYKICSVIGTPTKDSWPDGLNLARAINYQFPQFAGVHLSALIPSASDDAISLITSLCSWDPCKRPTAAEALQHPFFQGCFYVPPSLRPRIAVSRTPPSAGVRGTLEQQSVRRYSGAQPNGKFTGSFSSLKTNASFSTGADCAQRKPELLNQDLRKNDKPLKNYSKQTRYWPPGRRTTTISMNKDRNGRGAGASEVVEKLGNVTIGSRRQYGGQIGAPPMKAGVQWTAESNDMFLRPTQQIPSGRTFTRKVAG
- the LOC108483111 gene encoding cyclin-dependent kinase F-4 isoform X4, whose amino-acid sequence is MDRYKLIKEVGDGTFGRVWRAIHKQSGEIVAIKKMKKKYYSWEECVNLREVKSLQRMNHPNIVKLKEVIREHDILYFVFEYMECNLYQLMKDREKLFSEVEIRNWCFQVFQGLAYMHQRGYFHRDLKPENLLVTKDIIKIADFGLAREINSSPPYTEYVSTRWYRAPEVLLQSYLYTSIVDMWAMGAIMAELFTLRPLFPGTSEADEIYKICSVIGTPTKDSWPDGLNLARAINYQFPQFAGVHLSALIPSASDDAISLITSLCSWDPCKRPTAAEALQHPFFQGCFYVPPSLRPRIAVSRTPPSAGVRGTLEQQSVRRYSGAQPNGKFTGSFSSLKTNASFSTGAQRKPELLNQDLRKNDKPLKNYSKQTRYWPPGRRTTTISMNKDRNGRGAGASEVVEKLGNVTIGSRRQYGGQIGAPPMKAGVQWTAESNDMFLRPTQQIPSGRTFTRKVAG
- the LOC108483111 gene encoding cyclin-dependent kinase F-4 isoform X3 — encoded protein: MDRYKLIKEVGDGTFGRVWRAIHKQSGEIVAIKKMKKKYYSWEECVNLREVKSLQRMNHPNIVKLKEVIREHDILYFVFEYMECNLYQLMKDREKLFSEVEIRNWCFQVFQGLAYMHQRGYFHRDLKPENLLVTKDIIKIADFGLAREINSSPPYTEYVSTRWYRAPEVLLQSYLYTSIVDMWAMGAIMAELFTLRPLFPGTSEADEIYKICSVIGTPTKDSWPDGLNLARAINYQFPQFAGVHLSALIPSASDDAISLITSLCSWDPCKRPTAAEALQHPFFQGCFYVPPSLRPRIAVSRTPPSAGVRGTLEQQSVRRYSGAQPNGKFTGSFSSLKTNASFSTGADCAQRKPELLNQDLRKNDKPLKNYSKQTRYWPPGRRTTTISMNKDRNGRGAGASEVVEKLGNVTIGSRRQYGGQIGAPPMKAGVQWTAESNDMFLRPTQQIPSGRTFTRKVAG
- the LOC108483111 gene encoding cyclin-dependent kinase F-4 isoform X2 codes for the protein MLIIVWHDIRYKLIKEVGDGTFGRVWRAIHKQSGEIVAIKKMKKKYYSWEECVNLREVKSLQRMNHPNIVKLKEVIREHDILYFVFEYMECNLYQLMKDREKLFSEVEIRNWCFQVFQGLAYMHQRGYFHRDLKPENLLVTKDIIKIADFGLAREINSSPPYTEYVSTRWYRAPEVLLQSYLYTSIVDMWAMGAIMAELFTLRPLFPGTSEADEIYKICSVIGTPTKDSWPDGLNLARAINYQFPQFAGVHLSALIPSASDDAISLITSLCSWDPCKRPTAAEALQHPFFQGCFYVPPSLRPRIAVSRTPPSAGVRGTLEQQSVRRYSGAQPNGKFTGSFSSLKTNASFSTGAQRKPELLNQDLRKNDKPLKNYSKQTRYWPPGRRTTTISMNKDRNGRGAGASEVVEKLGNVTIGSRRQYGGQIGAPPMKAGVQWTAESNDMFLRPTQQIPSGRTFTRKVAG
- the LOC108483111 gene encoding cyclin-dependent kinase F-4 isoform X1; translation: MLIIVWHDIRYKLIKEVGDGTFGRVWRAIHKQSGEIVAIKKMKKKYYSWEECVNLREVKSLQRMNHPNIVKLKEVIREHDILYFVFEYMECNLYQLMKDREKLFSEVEIRNWCFQVFQGLAYMHQRGYFHRDLKPENLLVTKDIIKIADFGLAREINSSPPYTEYVSTRWYRAPEVLLQSYLYTSIVDMWAMGAIMAELFTLRPLFPGTSEADEIYKICSVIGTPTKDSWPDGLNLARAINYQFPQFAGVHLSALIPSASDDAISLITSLCSWDPCKRPTAAEALQHPFFQGCFYVPPSLRPRIAVSRTPPSAGVRGTLEQQSVRRYSGAQPNGKFTGSFSSLKTNASFSTGADCAQRKPELLNQDLRKNDKPLKNYSKQTRYWPPGRRTTTISMNKDRNGRGAGASEVVEKLGNVTIGSRRQYGGQIGAPPMKAGVQWTAESNDMFLRPTQQIPSGRTFTRKVAG